A genomic region of Thermodesulfobacteriota bacterium contains the following coding sequences:
- a CDS encoding radical SAM protein produces the protein MNILLIEINPFIPPSVPISIAYIAAFLRGHGFNVNVMNIGENAPFSLNLLHSYIRDFKPSLIGFSTYQRNILFVIGLANYVKSIDPKIKIAIGGPQATFMPPSAFQSIGSIDYICRDEGEIALLNVASAIRDGIDNTAISGNSCKCEDGLFYDGPGVEAYSDLDRYPSPYLHNDLINFSNLEEAILFTSRGCPYRCVFCYTPNAFKRKVRFHSVERVIEEIDWIYRKGIKKFWFADPSFSINIDRIDQLMEEILRRNLKIQIWLETRADLVNDELMKKMKATGVYLVAYGLESASGKVLKGLKKDISLDDMRRAIELTQNNGIDVELFTQYGLPNETFDDAMKTLQFLKDNDVKVRGNSNSQQMQVYFGTDVFNSYHEYGVRPLEKNIPAYMSIGKQYETEHLSSEKLKKIRLIWEKESLDGVKRKVS, from the coding sequence ATGAATATTTTACTTATCGAAATAAATCCGTTCATACCTCCATCTGTCCCTATTTCCATCGCCTATATTGCAGCCTTTTTGAGGGGTCACGGGTTCAATGTAAATGTTATGAATATTGGAGAGAACGCCCCTTTTTCTCTTAATCTTCTCCATTCATATATCCGCGATTTTAAACCATCGCTGATAGGGTTTTCTACCTATCAGCGAAACATCCTCTTTGTTATCGGGCTGGCAAATTATGTAAAGTCCATTGACCCGAAGATCAAGATTGCAATAGGCGGCCCTCAGGCTACTTTTATGCCACCTTCTGCATTTCAATCCATCGGCTCTATCGATTATATATGTAGAGACGAAGGCGAAATTGCTCTTCTGAACGTAGCCTCGGCCATTAGAGATGGAATTGACAATACTGCAATATCAGGGAACTCCTGCAAATGCGAAGACGGTCTGTTTTACGATGGTCCCGGTGTAGAAGCCTATAGTGATCTGGACAGATACCCCTCCCCTTATCTTCATAACGACCTTATTAATTTCTCTAACCTTGAAGAGGCAATCCTGTTTACTTCAAGAGGGTGTCCCTATAGATGTGTCTTCTGTTATACACCTAACGCTTTTAAACGAAAGGTCAGGTTTCATTCTGTTGAGAGGGTAATAGAGGAAATTGACTGGATTTACCGTAAAGGCATTAAAAAGTTCTGGTTTGCAGACCCGAGTTTTTCCATCAATATTGATAGAATAGATCAACTGATGGAAGAGATTCTCCGAAGAAACCTTAAGATACAGATATGGCTTGAAACCAGAGCGGATCTTGTCAATGACGAGCTTATGAAAAAGATGAAAGCCACAGGAGTTTATCTTGTTGCCTACGGGCTGGAATCGGCATCGGGGAAGGTTCTTAAAGGTCTCAAAAAAGACATTTCTCTGGATGACATGCGAAGGGCAATAGAATTAACCCAGAATAATGGCATAGACGTAGAGTTATTTACTCAATACGGTCTTCCCAATGAGACCTTTGATGATGCGATGAAGACATTACAGTTTCTAAAAGACAATGATGTAAAAGTAAGGGGGAACTCTAACTCCCAGCAGATGCAGGTGTATTTTGGCACGGATGTATTCAACTCTTATCACGAATATGGTGTTCGTCCACTGGAAAAGAACATACCTGCATATATGTCCATAGGGAAACAGTACGAGACAGAACATCTGTCCTCTGAGAAACTTAAGAAAATCAGGTTGATATGGGAAAAGGAATCCCTTGATGGGGTGAAGAGAAAGGTTTCATAG
- a CDS encoding DUF5320 domain-containing protein has product MPGFDGTGPRGLGPMTGGGRGFCNPNFAGRRDPYMGYHYGAPFAGYPYGNYQYPPYQAYPYGGFGMGRGTGRGFGMGRGMGRGRRFGW; this is encoded by the coding sequence ATGCCAGGATTTGATGGAACAGGGCCAAGAGGACTCGGTCCAATGACCGGGGGAGGGAGGGGATTTTGTAACCCCAACTTTGCGGGAAGGAGAGACCCCTATATGGGATATCACTACGGAGCACCATTTGCAGGATACCCATACGGAAACTATCAATATCCTCCATATCAGGCTTATCCTTACGGTGGCTTTGGCATGGGAAGAGGTACGGGTAGAGGCTTTGGTATGGGAAGAGGTATGGGTAGAGGTAGAAGATTTGGGTGGTAA
- the coaE gene encoding dephospho-CoA kinase (Dephospho-CoA kinase (CoaE) performs the final step in coenzyme A biosynthesis.), with the protein MVIIGVTGSIASGKSTVTKFFIDLGAYLIDWDVLGHAVMLPQKRAWKGVVEYFGRDILNEDQTIDRQKLGAIVFKEPEKLQRLNQIVHPEIFREDERLVKKIRIKDPNAIIIKDVPLLTAEIKHTLVDKAVVVYASEENQIRRLKERGFTEEEAKNRIGAHISINEKMKFADFVIYNDGSMEETRRQVENIYNQILFEGSRR; encoded by the coding sequence ATGGTTATCATTGGTGTAACCGGCAGTATTGCGTCGGGGAAAAGCACGGTTACTAAGTTCTTTATAGATTTGGGGGCATACTTGATTGACTGGGACGTGCTTGGCCATGCGGTGATGCTCCCCCAAAAAAGGGCGTGGAAGGGTGTAGTGGAATATTTTGGAAGAGATATTCTGAACGAAGACCAGACTATTGACCGACAGAAATTGGGGGCAATAGTCTTTAAGGAGCCTGAAAAGTTACAAAGGCTGAATCAGATAGTTCATCCTGAGATATTTAGGGAGGACGAAAGATTAGTTAAGAAGATAAGGATTAAAGACCCTAATGCTATAATAATTAAAGATGTGCCACTACTAACTGCTGAGATTAAGCATACATTGGTTGATAAGGCAGTTGTAGTTTATGCCAGTGAAGAAAACCAGATAAGGAGATTGAAAGAAAGAGGATTTACTGAGGAAGAAGCAAAAAATAGGATAGGAGCGCACATTTCTATAAACGAAAAGATGAAGTTTGCCGACTTCGTTATCTACAATGATGGATCGATGGAGGAGACAAGAAGGCAGGTAGAAAACATTTATAATCAGATACTTTTCGAAGGAAGTCGTCGATAA
- a CDS encoding DUF3786 domain-containing protein, producing MTTSIDTILFRDLAKQDPKDVCRRALCEYDDGKKYYTLSVWGDDYVIYPHQFKIDRITTNFPSPHDYFHHFIIHYLLKSKEIEIYNEWISEKDIPGGVTFFRGPHEIPSYLISRQYANDINGFRKRCEQLHGISLDMADAAYSFKITTHIPVAVLYWKGDDDFSAESKILYDSSITEHLTSDIIFALAVEICTRIGNPLMG from the coding sequence ATGACAACTTCAATCGATACAATACTTTTTCGGGATCTAGCCAAACAAGATCCGAAAGATGTTTGCAGGCGGGCATTATGTGAATACGATGACGGGAAAAAGTATTATACCTTATCTGTATGGGGTGACGATTATGTGATATATCCTCATCAGTTTAAGATTGATCGTATTACCACTAACTTTCCAAGCCCTCATGATTATTTTCATCATTTCATTATACATTATCTTCTGAAATCAAAAGAAATTGAAATTTACAACGAATGGATATCCGAGAAAGACATTCCTGGTGGTGTTACATTTTTTCGTGGCCCTCATGAAATACCAAGTTATTTAATCTCTAGACAATATGCCAATGATATTAACGGATTCAGAAAAAGATGTGAACAACTTCACGGCATTTCACTTGACATGGCAGATGCGGCATACAGCTTTAAAATAACAACACACATTCCGGTGGCTGTTCTATATTGGAAGGGAGATGACGATTTTTCCGCTGAATCGAAAATACTCTATGATAGTAGCATTACTGAACATTTAACATCTGATATTATATTTGCTTTAGCAGTCGAAATTTGCACAAGAATAGGGAATCCCTTGATGGGGTGA
- a CDS encoding NifB/NifX family molybdenum-iron cluster-binding protein produces MKICISATGKGLDAEVDPRFGRCQYFTIVDPDTMQFESIENSSISASGGAGIQAAQFVANKGVEFVLTGNAGPNAYNTLQAAGVSIITGVAGKVREAVEGYKNGKLRPLASGPSVDAHFGMGMGRGGGMGPGQPSKVDELTVLKEESQVLRSQLEKAMDRIDKLEERGNPVNKKQTTGISDVKEALKKKG; encoded by the coding sequence ATGAAAATCTGTATTAGTGCTACCGGCAAAGGGTTGGATGCCGAGGTTGATCCCCGCTTTGGCCGGTGTCAGTACTTTACTATTGTTGACCCGGATACCATGCAATTTGAATCGATAGAGAACAGTAGCATTAGCGCTTCCGGTGGGGCTGGTATACAGGCTGCCCAGTTTGTAGCCAATAAAGGGGTAGAGTTTGTCCTTACGGGGAATGCAGGACCAAATGCATATAACACATTACAGGCTGCCGGTGTAAGTATAATTACAGGAGTTGCCGGAAAAGTCAGAGAAGCAGTAGAAGGCTATAAGAACGGAAAATTGCGACCCCTTGCTTCGGGTCCCTCGGTAGACGCTCACTTCGGTATGGGCATGGGTCGTGGTGGAGGAATGGGGCCAGGCCAGCCATCTAAGGTTGATGAGCTTACTGTTTTGAAGGAGGAGTCTCAGGTACTCAGATCTCAATTGGAAAAAGCCATGGACAGGATAGATAAACTGGAGGAAAGGGGAAACCCTGTTAACAAAAAGCAAACCACAGGGATCTCGGACGTAAAAGAGGCCCTCAAGAAAAAGGGCTAG
- a CDS encoding ATP-binding protein, producing MIISIASGKGGTGKTTVAVNLALSLKDAQYMDCDVEEPNGHLFLKPQIEDSISVGIPVPEVDKSRCTYCGECVRVCEFNAIVVIKQKVLIFPELCHGCGGCSYICPVGAIEEVEREIGIIEKGKAGNIEFVHGILNVGEPMAPPLIRTEKRFINNHKTVIIDSSPGTSCPVVQAVKGSDFCLLVTEPTPFGLNDLKLAVEMVRKLGIPLGLLINCSDIGDRKVWQYCETEKIPILLEIPADRRIAEAYSRGIPLLEELPENKKRFQELYYEIEKEGRRRENEATDCNQW from the coding sequence ATGATAATTTCTATTGCCAGTGGAAAAGGGGGAACAGGGAAAACCACGGTTGCTGTCAATCTTGCCCTTTCATTAAAGGATGCCCAATACATGGACTGCGATGTGGAGGAACCAAATGGACATCTTTTCTTAAAACCTCAAATAGAAGATAGTATCTCCGTAGGTATTCCTGTCCCTGAAGTGGACAAATCCAGATGTACTTACTGTGGTGAGTGTGTCCGGGTCTGTGAGTTCAATGCCATTGTAGTTATAAAGCAGAAAGTGCTCATTTTTCCTGAACTCTGCCATGGTTGCGGAGGGTGTTCATATATTTGTCCGGTGGGTGCCATAGAAGAGGTGGAAAGAGAGATCGGTATAATCGAAAAGGGAAAGGCTGGAAATATCGAGTTTGTTCACGGCATATTAAATGTGGGAGAACCGATGGCACCCCCCCTGATCCGCACAGAAAAGAGGTTTATAAATAATCATAAGACTGTTATTATAGACTCTTCACCCGGCACTTCATGTCCGGTAGTGCAAGCGGTAAAGGGGAGCGATTTCTGTCTTCTGGTTACCGAACCTACCCCTTTTGGGTTAAATGATCTTAAATTAGCAGTGGAAATGGTAAGGAAGTTAGGCATCCCTTTAGGGTTATTGATAAATTGCTCCGATATAGGTGATCGTAAGGTCTGGCAGTATTGCGAAACAGAAAAGATTCCCATCCTTTTGGAAATTCCTGCGGACAGAAGAATAGCGGAGGCATATTCCAGAGGCATTCCATTACTAGAAGAGCTTCCTGAAAACAAAAAAAGGTTTCAAGAACTTTACTATGAGATAGAAAAAGAGGGCAGGAGAAGAGAGAATGAAGCAACTGACTGTAATCAGTGGTAA
- a CDS encoding ATP-binding protein, with the protein MKQLTVISGKGGTGKTTITAAFAALAQNHVMADGDVDAADLHLILTPHIKRGKEFYGGRAPSLDKDKCDQCGICMEVCRFDAIHNFTRDPISCEGCGLCMHACPTGAIKMGEKLSGYWFISDTRFGPMVHARLGIAEENSGKLVTLVRQQARLIAEDENKDLIIIDGPPGIGCPVIAALTGVTLVLAVTEPTLSGIHDLERVLDVAKHFNVPAMVCVNKCDINPENTRKIEDYCQDKNIEVVGEIPYDPVVTKAMVERQALVEYDSGIVAEIIKKMWEKIEAKLQDGLKG; encoded by the coding sequence ATGAAGCAACTGACTGTAATCAGTGGTAAAGGAGGGACAGGAAAGACCACCATAACAGCAGCATTTGCCGCACTGGCTCAAAACCACGTTATGGCCGATGGTGATGTGGATGCCGCCGATCTACACTTGATCCTGACTCCACATATAAAAAGAGGAAAAGAGTTTTATGGAGGACGTGCCCCATCTTTGGATAAAGACAAATGTGATCAATGCGGTATCTGCATGGAGGTTTGCCGTTTTGATGCTATCCATAATTTTACGAGAGACCCCATCTCCTGTGAGGGGTGCGGGCTCTGTATGCATGCCTGCCCCACTGGTGCCATAAAAATGGGGGAGAAGTTATCAGGGTACTGGTTCATATCCGATACGCGATTTGGCCCTATGGTTCACGCCAGGCTGGGGATCGCAGAAGAAAACTCTGGGAAGCTGGTTACTCTGGTAAGGCAGCAGGCTAGGTTAATAGCCGAGGATGAAAACAAGGATTTGATCATTATAGATGGCCCTCCTGGTATAGGTTGCCCTGTCATTGCTGCCCTCACTGGTGTAACCCTGGTTCTGGCAGTTACTGAACCCACGCTTTCAGGAATCCACGATCTGGAAAGGGTATTGGATGTAGCTAAACATTTCAATGTCCCCGCCATGGTCTGTGTTAATAAGTGCGACATCAACCCGGAAAATACACGGAAGATAGAGGATTACTGCCAAGATAAGAACATAGAAGTGGTGGGAGAGATCCCTTATGACCCTGTTGTAACCAAGGCAATGGTGGAGCGTCAAGCGTTAGTGGAATATGATTCGGGAATTGTTGCTGAGATAATTAAGAAGATGTGGGAAAAGATAGAGGCTAAACTTCAGGATGGACTTAAAGGATAA
- the def gene encoding peptide deformylase produces the protein MIRYFSKEVVDKRIYPDPVLRQQAIPLEAIDAKDREMIDDMARRMYLYKGIGLAAPQIGILLRVVVVNSGYGLIPLINPEIVESEGNTMGEEGCLSLPDVTVSITRNARILVRGRDVNEKDVEFEASGLLARVFLHEIDHLDGKLIIDKHNAETKEGKLYQQGSDKFLAKLRVADVTFYVEYSLAGDGAYTVHTAYSHRTELGGE, from the coding sequence ATAATCAGATACTTTTCGAAGGAAGTCGTCGATAAAAGAATATATCCTGATCCTGTTTTAAGGCAACAGGCGATCCCCCTAGAAGCCATTGATGCAAAAGACAGGGAAATGATCGATGACATGGCGAGGAGGATGTATCTATATAAGGGGATTGGACTTGCAGCCCCACAGATTGGTATACTCTTGAGGGTCGTTGTGGTCAACTCCGGTTACGGTTTGATACCATTGATCAACCCGGAGATAGTTGAATCCGAAGGGAATACCATGGGGGAAGAAGGGTGTTTGAGTCTACCGGACGTTACAGTAAGTATAACAAGGAATGCCAGAATACTAGTCAGGGGAAGAGATGTTAATGAGAAAGACGTAGAATTTGAGGCATCGGGACTCTTGGCGAGAGTATTTCTGCACGAGATTGATCATCTGGACGGGAAACTGATCATTGATAAACATAACGCTGAAACGAAAGAGGGGAAACTCTATCAGCAGGGGTCTGACAAATTCCTGGCAAAGCTCAGAGTTGCTGATGTCACGTTTTATGTGGAGTATTCTCTTGCTGGAGATGGAGCTTACACAGTACACACAGCGTATTCTCACAGAACGGAGTTGGGGGGGGAATAA
- a CDS encoding MBL fold metallo-hydrolase produces the protein MNGEQNPTIQIKEADRLEITTIIDNYSDHTLPMSESPSEMVKRIPPAVEGRIPSDTLLAEHGLCLLVKAFKNGTDHSVLLDAGWSKIGVPHNMEMLAVDTSGIEAVVISHGHMDHFGALPEVLEIVTHRGISVIIHPDAFLPRALSLPIGAKIGMPILEESSIQKTGVNVVKTKTPHALASGLIFSLGEVERVTDFEKGMPGAIIEREGNFESDLILDDHGLVMNIRGKGLVVITGCAHSGIINTVKYAKKITGVDTVYAVMGGFHLTGPEFIPLTERTIQELEKINPSVIVPMHCTCWVAINWIASRFSKQFHLNSVGTTFCF, from the coding sequence ATGAATGGAGAACAAAATCCCACTATCCAAATAAAAGAAGCAGATAGGCTTGAAATCACCACAATTATAGACAACTATTCAGATCATACCCTCCCGATGAGTGAGTCCCCTTCTGAAATGGTAAAGAGGATACCTCCGGCGGTTGAAGGGAGAATACCCTCTGATACACTCCTGGCAGAACACGGCCTTTGTTTGCTGGTTAAAGCCTTCAAGAATGGTACGGATCACAGCGTACTACTTGATGCAGGCTGGTCAAAGATAGGAGTGCCTCATAATATGGAGATGTTAGCGGTAGATACTTCCGGAATAGAGGCAGTAGTGATAAGCCATGGTCACATGGATCATTTCGGGGCATTACCTGAAGTGTTGGAGATAGTGACTCACCGTGGAATTTCAGTAATTATTCATCCTGATGCCTTTTTACCGCGGGCACTTTCATTACCTATAGGAGCCAAGATAGGGATGCCCATTTTAGAGGAGTCATCTATTCAAAAAACCGGGGTCAATGTTGTCAAAACGAAGACACCGCATGCCCTCGCTTCGGGGTTGATATTTTCGCTAGGAGAGGTAGAACGAGTCACTGACTTTGAAAAAGGGATGCCCGGGGCTATCATTGAACGGGAAGGGAATTTTGAATCCGACCTCATCCTGGATGACCATGGATTGGTAATGAATATAAGAGGGAAAGGGCTGGTCGTTATAACGGGTTGCGCTCATTCCGGAATAATCAACACTGTTAAGTATGCAAAAAAAATTACAGGTGTTGATACAGTCTATGCTGTTATGGGGGGATTCCATTTAACAGGCCCTGAGTTCATACCGCTTACCGAGAGAACAATCCAGGAGCTAGAAAAGATTAACCCATCGGTGATCGTTCCTATGCATTGTACTTGTTGGGTAGCTATAAACTGGATTGCAAGTAGGTTTTCAAAACAGTTTCATTTGAACAGTGTTGGGACGACTTTTTGTTTTTGA
- a CDS encoding zinc ribbon domain-containing protein, translating to MPIYEYRCSQCGQVSEILAGIGSHSDLSLCKSCGSSNLEKLMSVSSFVSKDSSRPSGTTCCGREERCDTPPCSGGNRCGRD from the coding sequence ATGCCAATTTATGAATACCGTTGCAGCCAATGTGGGCAGGTGTCAGAAATATTGGCCGGCATTGGTTCTCACAGTGATCTTTCTCTGTGCAAGAGTTGCGGGAGCTCTAATCTGGAAAAGTTAATGTCGGTATCATCCTTCGTATCCAAAGACAGCAGCCGACCCTCTGGAACTACTTGCTGCGGGAGGGAAGAGCGCTGTGATACCCCTCCCTGCTCTGGTGGCAATAGATGCGGCAGAGATTAA
- a CDS encoding Mrp/NBP35 family ATP-binding protein, producing MSQEKCDRDSTCETCGQEGTCSQEEKDAHTEALLRETIGKIKHKFMVMSGKGGVGKSTVAANLAVTLAGNGFAVGLLDADIHGPNIPKMLGLDMKRLEGSPDGIKPVSFNPNLKVVSMAFLITDPDNPIVWRGPLKHGAFKQFLSEVSWGDLDYLIVDLPPGTGDEPLSIAQLINNVDGSIIVTTPQDVALLDSRKAVTFSRMLKIPVVGIVENMSGFSCPHCGKAIDLFKIGGGEKAASELRVPFLGRILFDPDIVQKSDRGIPFVENVPDSEATEAFREIGEKCERFVNGSLAKSALIKEGATGISKVKEMLKGKKH from the coding sequence ATGAGTCAGGAGAAATGTGATAGAGACTCTACCTGTGAAACCTGCGGTCAAGAGGGCACGTGCTCACAAGAGGAGAAGGATGCTCATACCGAGGCATTACTCAGGGAAACGATTGGAAAGATAAAGCATAAATTTATGGTGATGAGTGGAAAGGGGGGAGTAGGCAAAAGTACAGTAGCTGCTAACCTGGCAGTGACTCTGGCCGGAAATGGATTCGCGGTTGGCCTACTCGATGCAGATATACACGGTCCTAATATACCTAAGATGTTGGGTCTGGACATGAAAAGGCTTGAGGGATCGCCTGATGGGATAAAACCGGTTTCTTTTAATCCAAATCTCAAGGTAGTTAGTATGGCATTTCTCATTACTGACCCTGATAATCCTATCGTCTGGCGGGGACCTCTGAAGCATGGGGCATTTAAACAGTTCTTAAGCGAAGTCTCATGGGGTGATCTCGATTACCTGATAGTTGACCTTCCGCCCGGAACAGGTGATGAACCCTTGAGCATTGCCCAGTTGATCAATAATGTGGATGGTTCGATTATCGTAACCACCCCTCAGGACGTGGCCCTCCTTGATTCCAGGAAAGCGGTAACTTTCAGCCGGATGCTGAAAATCCCCGTGGTAGGAATTGTTGAGAATATGAGCGGGTTCTCCTGCCCTCATTGCGGAAAAGCTATCGATCTCTTCAAGATAGGGGGGGGAGAGAAGGCAGCTTCAGAACTTCGGGTTCCATTTCTTGGAAGGATATTATTTGATCCGGACATCGTTCAAAAATCTGACAGGGGAATACCCTTTGTGGAGAACGTTCCAGACTCAGAGGCAACCGAAGCCTTTAGAGAGATTGGTGAGAAATGTGAGAGGTTTGTTAATGGTTCCTTAGCAAAATCCGCATTAATAAAGGAGGGAGCTACAGGTATATCTAAGGTGAAGGAGATGTTGAAGGGTAAAAAACATTAA
- a CDS encoding iron-sulfur cluster assembly scaffold protein: MAKDDTYDVDKMIEEIQASIIQDARETFSEEVVNRWLNPKNIGKMQDPDGAGYITGPCGDTVQIFLKVKNDRITKALFMTDGCGATIAAGSMAAEMATGKDIRDALKISQEVILNALGGLPEDNKHCALLASNTLKEAIKDYLAYKRDSWKRNYKK, from the coding sequence ATGGCTAAGGACGATACTTATGATGTAGATAAGATGATTGAAGAGATACAGGCATCTATTATTCAAGATGCCCGGGAGACATTCTCAGAAGAGGTTGTAAATCGCTGGCTCAATCCGAAAAACATTGGTAAGATGCAAGACCCGGATGGGGCTGGGTATATAACCGGTCCGTGTGGAGACACCGTACAGATATTTTTGAAGGTCAAGAATGACAGGATAACAAAAGCTTTGTTTATGACTGACGGCTGTGGAGCTACAATTGCAGCTGGAAGTATGGCAGCCGAGATGGCAACTGGAAAGGATATAAGAGATGCATTAAAGATAAGCCAGGAGGTTATCCTGAATGCATTGGGTGGACTGCCTGAAGACAACAAGCATTGCGCTCTTTTAGCCTCAAATACCTTAAAAGAGGCAATAAAAGACTATTTGGCTTACAAGAGGGACTCGTGGAAGAGAAATTACAAAAAATAG
- a CDS encoding iron-sulfur cluster assembly protein — translation MDLKDKVIERLKTVIDAETGMDVISMRLIKDLMITNESKVSFKFRPSSSVCPLVFPLAFKILKAVKEIEEVKELEMIVTDHHMSEELNNLLKTI, via the coding sequence ATGGACTTAAAGGATAAGGTCATCGAGAGATTAAAGACTGTAATAGATGCCGAAACGGGGATGGATGTAATCAGCATGAGGCTGATCAAAGACCTGATGATTACGAATGAAAGTAAGGTCAGTTTCAAGTTCCGTCCCTCTTCTTCTGTATGCCCACTGGTTTTTCCTCTGGCCTTCAAGATTCTAAAGGCAGTTAAAGAGATAGAAGAGGTAAAAGAACTGGAGATGATCGTTACAGATCATCATATGTCAGAGGAGTTAAACAATCTTCTGAAAACTATTTGA
- a CDS encoding sigma 54-interacting transcriptional regulator — protein sequence MKADKGASFLNIILDSIADGVFTINDQDQITSFNRAAEDITGFTRNEAIGQYCFNIFRTNICQTHCALKQTLRTGKAIINLPVNILNKEGKEVPVSINTAVLKEEKGEVIGAVETFRDISVEEELKKEISKQYSLEDIISKNHQIQEIFHILPDIAESDSTVLIQGPSGSGKELFARAIHNLSHRKNHPYIKVNCGALPDTLLESELFGYVKGAFTDAKKNKPGRFALAEGGTIFLDEIGDMSPALQIKLLRVLQEKEYESLGGISPVKANVRAITATNKSLSDLVKTGSFREDLFYRLNVVKIELPPLAKRREDIPLLIDNFIHKFNLRKGKIIVGVSDTVMEFLMGYDFPGNIRELENIIEHAFVLCKDRIIEIKHLPPELTRGFREREVPRKPAMSHPLKDAEAELIRGILDKYHGNRVATAKELKIDRSTLWRKMKKYGI from the coding sequence ATGAAGGCAGATAAGGGGGCTTCCTTTTTAAATATTATACTGGATAGTATAGCTGATGGGGTATTCACCATAAATGATCAGGACCAAATTACCTCCTTTAATCGAGCGGCAGAGGATATTACAGGATTTACAAGAAATGAAGCTATCGGGCAGTATTGTTTCAATATTTTCAGAACCAATATCTGCCAGACTCACTGTGCCCTCAAACAGACCCTGAGGACAGGCAAAGCTATTATCAATTTACCCGTCAACATCCTGAACAAAGAGGGAAAAGAAGTGCCGGTCAGTATCAACACGGCTGTCCTCAAAGAGGAGAAAGGAGAGGTCATTGGGGCAGTAGAGACCTTCAGGGATATCTCGGTAGAAGAAGAATTAAAAAAGGAGATATCCAAACAGTATTCCCTTGAGGACATTATCAGCAAAAATCATCAAATTCAGGAGATATTCCATATACTCCCGGATATTGCCGAAAGTGATTCAACAGTCCTGATCCAGGGGCCAAGCGGTTCTGGTAAAGAACTTTTTGCCAGGGCTATCCATAACCTGAGTCATCGAAAAAACCACCCTTATATAAAGGTAAACTGTGGAGCACTCCCTGACACACTCTTAGAATCTGAACTCTTTGGTTATGTTAAAGGGGCATTTACCGATGCCAAAAAAAATAAACCGGGCCGATTTGCCCTGGCAGAAGGAGGCACCATCTTTCTGGACGAGATAGGGGATATGTCTCCTGCTCTTCAGATAAAACTCCTTCGAGTCTTACAGGAAAAAGAATATGAATCCCTGGGGGGAATAAGCCCAGTTAAGGCTAATGTAAGGGCAATAACCGCCACTAACAAAAGCCTCTCTGATTTAGTTAAAACCGGAAGCTTCAGGGAGGATCTCTTTTATCGGCTTAATGTGGTAAAGATTGAACTCCCTCCTCTGGCTAAACGGAGGGAAGATATCCCCCTTCTTATAGACAATTTTATTCACAAGTTCAATCTAAGGAAAGGGAAGATTATCGTTGGGGTTTCTGATACTGTGATGGAATTTCTGATGGGGTATGACTTTCCCGGCAACATAAGGGAATTGGAAAATATCATCGAACATGCCTTTGTCCTTTGTAAGGACAGAATCATTGAGATAAAACACCTGCCGCCGGAGCTTACCAGGGGTTTTAGAGAGAGAGAAGTTCCACGAAAACCAGCCATGAGTCATCCCTTAAAGGATGCTGAGGCAGAGTTAATCAGGGGAATTCTTGATAAGTACCATGGGAATAGAGTAGCAACAGCAAAGGAATTAAAGATTGACCGATCCACTCTATGGAGAAAGATGAAGAAGTACGGCATTTAA
- a CDS encoding NifB/NifX family molybdenum-iron cluster-binding protein — MKIAVATDGNMVSQHFGHCRSYTIAKVEDGKVITRNLIDNPGHEPGFLPVFLAEKGVNCIIAGGMGGRAQGLFAEKGIIVITGASGLIDNVIEDFLNDRLVTGANICDH; from the coding sequence ATGAAGATAGCTGTTGCTACTGATGGCAACATGGTTTCCCAGCATTTTGGCCATTGCAGATCCTATACCATTGCCAAGGTAGAGGACGGAAAGGTAATAACCAGGAATTTGATAGATAACCCTGGTCATGAGCCTGGCTTTTTGCCGGTATTTTTAGCAGAAAAGGGGGTAAATTGCATCATTGCCGGTGGTATGGGTGGAAGGGCACAAGGGTTGTTTGCCGAAAAAGGGATTATTGTTATCACAGGGGCTTCAGGTTTGATAGATAATGTAATTGAGGATTTCCTTAATGACAGATTAGTGACCGGGGCTAATATATGTGATCACTAA